A window from Actinomycetospora corticicola encodes these proteins:
- a CDS encoding Asp23/Gls24 family envelope stress response protein, which produces MTTPATTPKATGALESTQGKTTIADAVVAKVAGLAAREVNGVYGFGGSAARAFGAITERIPGSRSSVTQGVSVEVGERQAAVDLTIVVEYGVAIAELARSVRRNVISAVERMTGLEVTEVNVDVVDLHLPSDDDGADETPAEPARVR; this is translated from the coding sequence ATGACCACCCCGGCCACCACCCCGAAGGCCACCGGCGCGCTCGAGAGCACCCAGGGCAAGACCACGATCGCCGACGCGGTCGTCGCCAAGGTCGCCGGTCTCGCCGCCCGCGAGGTGAACGGCGTGTACGGCTTCGGTGGGTCCGCCGCCCGCGCCTTCGGCGCCATCACCGAGCGCATCCCCGGCAGCCGCTCGTCGGTCACCCAGGGCGTCTCGGTCGAGGTCGGCGAGCGCCAGGCCGCCGTCGACCTGACGATCGTCGTCGAGTACGGCGTCGCGATCGCCGAGCTGGCGCGCTCCGTGCGCCGCAACGTCATCTCCGCCGTGGAGCGGATGACCGGCCTCGAGGTCACCGAGGTCAACGTCGACGTCGTCGACCTGCACCTGCCCAGCGACGACGACGGCGCCGACGAGACCCCGGCCGAGCCCGCCCGCGTGCGATGA
- a CDS encoding alkaline shock response membrane anchor protein AmaP — protein MARGRATNPPARLNRSLLAVIGIVLIAAALLAAGISTGQLPLIASNAAVVPSSSLPSWAAWVVAVVGIVVGLLALRWLIAQARRRPAGSPWSAESAGPVEGRTTASSSVIADALCDDLTAHPAIADATARLTAPGPRPTLYVELAVDAEADAAAARAHLEQHALPRLRTALGADTLPTQLLLRTGRGGRDERRVA, from the coding sequence ATGGCTCGTGGCCGTGCCACCAATCCGCCCGCCCGGCTCAACCGCAGCCTGCTGGCGGTGATCGGGATCGTCCTGATCGCCGCGGCACTGCTGGCCGCGGGCATCTCCACCGGGCAGCTCCCGCTGATCGCGTCGAACGCCGCGGTCGTGCCGTCGTCCTCGCTGCCCTCCTGGGCCGCCTGGGTCGTGGCCGTCGTCGGCATCGTCGTGGGGCTGCTCGCCCTGCGCTGGCTGATCGCCCAGGCCCGGCGCCGGCCCGCCGGCTCGCCGTGGTCGGCCGAGTCCGCGGGACCCGTCGAGGGCCGCACCACCGCGTCGTCCTCGGTGATCGCGGACGCCCTGTGCGACGACCTCACCGCCCACCCCGCGATCGCCGACGCCACCGCGCGGCTGACCGCCCCCGGCCCGCGTCCGACGCTGTACGTCGAGCTCGCGGTCGACGCGGAGGCTGACGCCGCGGCCGCCCGGGCGCACCTCGAGCAGCACGCCCTGCCGCGGCTGCGCACCGCACTCGGCGCCGACACGCTGCCCACGCAGCTGCTGCTGCGCACCGGGCGCGGCGGCCGGGACGAGCGGCGGGTCGCGTGA
- a CDS encoding Asp23/Gls24 family envelope stress response protein gives MTDGPAPGTPASSESAVELLDAESVLPCGRDPQQLLDQVAEHGAEARDDHQRGCLHCQAALAEFDRLWAPMRSVAADRPQAPPGVLDSVLSSIRGVSEDPEFARLDEGFGHTRISGRVVASIARHHAARVAGVRGALGKLDRAGHRHGDPDPQYPETSVHAAQPADMARGPRASAGVAGASTAIEIVLAADYGRDLVALAEQVRAAVVAGVRAYTGLEPVSVSVVIDEVLMPRDPAGEPAHSKGA, from the coding sequence ATGACCGACGGGCCCGCTCCGGGCACCCCCGCCTCGTCGGAGTCGGCGGTCGAGTTGCTCGACGCCGAGTCCGTGCTGCCGTGCGGGCGGGACCCGCAGCAGCTGCTCGACCAGGTCGCCGAACACGGCGCCGAAGCTCGGGACGACCACCAGCGCGGCTGTCTGCACTGCCAGGCCGCGCTGGCCGAGTTCGACCGCCTGTGGGCACCGATGCGGAGCGTGGCGGCGGACCGGCCGCAGGCCCCGCCGGGGGTGCTCGACTCGGTGCTCTCCAGCATCCGCGGGGTCAGCGAGGACCCGGAGTTCGCCCGCCTCGACGAAGGGTTCGGGCACACCCGTATCTCCGGGCGGGTGGTGGCCTCCATCGCGCGGCACCACGCCGCGCGGGTGGCCGGGGTGCGCGGCGCGTTGGGCAAGCTCGACCGGGCCGGGCATCGTCACGGCGACCCGGACCCGCAGTATCCGGAGACCTCGGTGCACGCCGCCCAACCGGCGGACATGGCGCGTGGACCACGCGCGAGTGCGGGGGTGGCCGGGGCGTCGACCGCGATCGAGATCGTGCTGGCCGCCGACTACGGCCGCGACCTCGTGGCGCTCGCCGAGCAGGTCCGCGCCGCCGTCGTCGCCGGGGTCCGGGCCTACACCGGACTCGAGCCGGTGTCGGTCTCCGTCGTCATCGACGAGGTCCTGATGCCCCGGGATCCGGCGGGAGAGCCAGCTCACTCGAAAGGTGCGTGA
- a CDS encoding alpha/beta fold hydrolase produces METHGRRTRRRTVTVHGESVGFWESIPAHHVGPDHDGPWTHPDGEVVLLVHGIAGSAATWGPVLAELARRRDGRHVIVPDLVGHGSSSAPWADYSLGGYATGLRDLLAVLGYDHAAVVGHSLGGGVVQQFVLQFPEHCDRLVLVASGGLGREVSPVLRAATLPGAEWVLPVLANRQVAAGIDRAVHTLPGLGLLRGSVGESARAFASLADPDHRRAFLHTARSVLDPGGQRVRATERLYLTEGLPTLIVWGTADSMIPVAHGHRAHTLIPGSRLELFEGAGHFPHADDPARFTALLVEFLDGTEPGHRSVREQAARIAAHADLEPAPG; encoded by the coding sequence ATGGAGACGCACGGCCGGCGCACCCGCCGGCGCACGGTGACCGTGCACGGCGAGTCGGTCGGGTTCTGGGAGTCGATCCCGGCCCACCACGTCGGGCCCGACCACGACGGGCCGTGGACCCATCCCGACGGCGAGGTCGTCCTGCTCGTGCACGGTATCGCGGGCAGCGCGGCGACCTGGGGTCCCGTGCTCGCCGAGCTCGCCCGTCGCCGTGACGGCCGGCACGTCATCGTCCCCGACCTGGTGGGTCACGGGTCGTCCTCCGCGCCATGGGCCGACTACTCGCTGGGCGGCTACGCCACCGGCCTGCGCGACCTGCTCGCGGTCCTCGGCTACGACCACGCGGCGGTCGTCGGGCACTCGCTCGGCGGCGGGGTGGTGCAGCAGTTCGTGCTGCAGTTCCCCGAGCACTGCGACCGGCTCGTGCTGGTCGCGTCCGGCGGCCTCGGGCGTGAGGTGAGCCCGGTCCTGCGCGCCGCGACCCTCCCCGGCGCCGAGTGGGTGCTGCCCGTCCTCGCGAACCGTCAGGTCGCCGCCGGGATCGACCGGGCCGTGCACACGCTGCCCGGGCTCGGCCTGCTGCGGGGCTCGGTCGGCGAGTCGGCCCGGGCGTTCGCCTCGCTCGCCGATCCGGACCACCGCCGGGCGTTCCTGCACACCGCCCGCAGCGTCCTCGACCCGGGCGGACAACGGGTGCGCGCGACGGAGCGGCTCTACCTCACCGAGGGCCTGCCGACCCTCATCGTCTGGGGCACGGCCGACTCCATGATCCCCGTGGCGCACGGCCACCGGGCGCACACCCTGATCCCGGGGAGCCGGCTCGAGCTGTTCGAGGGCGCCGGACACTTCCCGCACGCGGACGACCCGGCCCGGTTCACCGCGCTGCTCGTCGAGTTCCTCGACGGCACCGAGCCCGGCCACCGCAGCGTCCGCGAGCAGGCCGCCCGCATCGCCGCCCACGCGGACCTCGAGCCCGCGCCGGGCTGA
- a CDS encoding YrhK family protein, with product MPPTDTPHPLVLTLGDRELVIRRRYQALSIVNDILVAIWFLVGSIMFFSESWTYTGTWFFVIGSVELLIRPVIRLARQIHLQRLPGGQGRRATESEHDF from the coding sequence ATGCCGCCGACGGACACCCCGCACCCGCTCGTCCTCACCCTCGGAGATCGTGAGCTGGTCATCCGACGGCGCTACCAGGCGCTGTCGATCGTCAACGACATCCTCGTCGCGATCTGGTTCCTGGTCGGCAGCATCATGTTCTTCTCCGAATCCTGGACCTACACCGGGACGTGGTTCTTCGTGATCGGCAGCGTCGAGCTGCTCATCCGTCCCGTGATCCGGCTGGCCCGGCAGATCCACCTGCAGCGCCTCCCGGGCGGGCAGGGTCGCCGCGCGACCGAGTCCGAGCACGACTTCTGA
- a CDS encoding DUF2273 domain-containing protein yields the protein MFTTNTVLGLAIGIALGFAGAFGGFGAFLLVLVLGAVGLAVGRWLDGQLDLAEISDQLRGADRGRNRL from the coding sequence ATGTTCACCACCAACACCGTCCTGGGGCTGGCCATCGGCATCGCCCTCGGCTTCGCCGGCGCCTTCGGCGGCTTCGGCGCCTTCCTGCTGGTCCTCGTCCTCGGCGCCGTGGGCCTCGCCGTCGGCCGATGGCTCGACGGGCAGCTCGACCTCGCCGAGATCTCCGACCAGCTCCGTGGTGCCGACCGGGGGAGGAACCGACTGTGA
- a CDS encoding Asp23/Gls24 family envelope stress response protein has protein sequence MTAATTDLDPVTTPVSVPASADDRGTLTIADSVVEKLVVAAAAEIEGVDTTSRSGTLGRSARAGVRRSGDQVEADLQTAVRYPYGLAATADAARDRIRTRIDEYTGLQVTRIDVTVSVLTGAAPRPTGRKVS, from the coding sequence GTGACCGCGGCGACGACCGACCTCGATCCCGTCACCACGCCGGTGTCCGTGCCCGCGTCCGCCGATGACCGGGGAACGCTGACCATCGCGGACTCGGTCGTCGAGAAGCTCGTCGTCGCCGCCGCGGCCGAGATCGAGGGGGTCGACACGACCTCGAGGTCGGGCACGCTCGGCCGCTCGGCCCGGGCCGGAGTACGACGCAGCGGCGACCAGGTGGAGGCCGACCTCCAGACGGCCGTGCGGTACCCGTACGGCCTGGCCGCCACCGCCGACGCCGCCCGCGATCGGATCCGCACGCGGATCGACGAGTACACGGGACTGCAGGTGACGCGGATCGACGTCACGGTCAGCGTGCTGACCGGCGCCGCGCCGCGCCCGACCGGGAGGAAGGTCTCATGA
- a CDS encoding type IV toxin-antitoxin system AbiEi family antitoxin domain-containing protein, which produces MESGRGAAWLWDRIRDQDGVFAVEQAKEAGYSRTMIAARVARGEWVRVTSGVLRSAKHADTPRSRIRAAMLSVGPGATLVGGSAAFWWRMTDVAPAEVQIAVTPPAQPRPRAGVRIVRRAVAPEDRVVVHGVAVTKKAVTVLTAVAALGLVAGAHLMDRVLLAGTVGLDALRGAHLRSSGRRGAGVCAVLLHLAGGGARSEAERVAHRVLADAGIVGWVADLDVLLPGYGRAVLDLAFREDRVLVEIDGWAYHRDLRAFLRDSARQNALVLQGWVVIRTNWFELTGSPGTFRANVAGALAERRRSGL; this is translated from the coding sequence GTGGAGAGCGGACGTGGTGCGGCGTGGTTGTGGGACCGGATCCGGGACCAGGACGGGGTGTTCGCCGTCGAGCAGGCGAAGGAGGCCGGGTACAGCCGAACGATGATCGCCGCCCGGGTGGCACGCGGGGAGTGGGTGCGCGTGACGTCGGGGGTGCTGCGGTCGGCCAAGCACGCCGACACCCCGCGGTCCCGGATCCGCGCGGCGATGCTCTCGGTCGGTCCGGGCGCCACGCTCGTGGGCGGGTCGGCGGCGTTCTGGTGGCGGATGACCGACGTGGCGCCGGCCGAGGTGCAGATCGCGGTGACGCCCCCGGCGCAGCCGCGACCTCGGGCGGGGGTGCGGATCGTGCGTCGGGCGGTGGCACCCGAGGACCGGGTGGTGGTGCACGGCGTCGCGGTGACGAAGAAGGCCGTCACCGTGCTCACCGCGGTGGCGGCCCTCGGGCTCGTCGCCGGGGCGCACCTGATGGACCGGGTCCTGCTGGCCGGGACGGTCGGGCTCGACGCGCTGCGCGGGGCCCACCTGCGCAGCTCCGGGCGTCGCGGCGCGGGCGTGTGCGCCGTGTTGCTGCACCTGGCCGGGGGCGGCGCCCGCTCCGAGGCCGAACGGGTCGCGCACCGGGTCCTGGCGGACGCGGGGATCGTCGGGTGGGTGGCCGATCTCGACGTGCTGCTGCCCGGCTACGGACGGGCGGTGCTCGATCTGGCGTTCCGCGAGGACCGGGTGCTCGTCGAGATCGACGGATGGGCGTACCACCGGGATCTCCGGGCCTTCCTACGCGACAGCGCCCGCCAGAACGCCCTCGTGCTGCAGGGCTGGGTGGTGATCCGCACGAACTGGTTCGAACTCACCGGGTCGCCCGGGACGTTCCGCGCGAACGTCGCCGGCGCGCTGGCCGAGCGCCGCCGGAGCGGGCTCTGA
- a CDS encoding manganese catalase family protein, translated as MFLHVQRMLNEIAPDEPDPAAANALQEGLGGQFGEMRTMMQYLFQSFNFRGPTGKPFRDLLYGIGTEEIGHVELIASTIAQLVDGSPRYQGNPSNLDEPGAGGATPLNIALSGGNIHHWLVGAQGALPVDAQGDPWTGKYVYDSGNLPLNLLYNLMLESTGRLQKCRLYEMTDNKTARSTIAYLIVRDQAHENSYAKALECLGVEWNKLLPIPKTNAEQFPEVKQLTDQGLQSKQYTFSLDQLSEAGRIIQGTSPSKDGTSMSMEQAPEGIPFPGIAVERPEEFGPGLDPDLMELVQATAEMEMQAESAPPQWGPANA; from the coding sequence GTGTTCCTTCACGTCCAGCGCATGCTCAACGAGATCGCCCCCGACGAGCCGGACCCGGCCGCCGCGAACGCCCTGCAGGAAGGGCTGGGCGGCCAGTTCGGCGAGATGCGCACGATGATGCAGTATCTGTTCCAGAGCTTCAATTTCCGTGGCCCGACGGGCAAGCCGTTCCGCGACCTGCTCTACGGCATCGGCACCGAGGAGATCGGCCACGTCGAGCTGATCGCGTCCACCATCGCGCAGCTGGTGGACGGGTCGCCGCGCTACCAGGGCAACCCGTCGAACCTCGACGAGCCCGGCGCCGGGGGCGCGACGCCGCTGAACATCGCCCTGTCGGGCGGGAACATCCACCACTGGCTGGTCGGCGCCCAGGGCGCGCTGCCGGTGGACGCGCAGGGCGACCCGTGGACGGGGAAGTACGTCTACGACTCGGGCAACCTGCCGCTGAACCTGCTCTACAACCTCATGCTCGAGTCCACCGGCCGACTGCAGAAGTGCCGGCTCTACGAGATGACCGACAACAAGACGGCGCGGTCGACGATCGCGTACCTGATCGTCCGGGACCAGGCGCACGAGAACTCCTACGCGAAGGCGCTGGAGTGCCTCGGGGTGGAGTGGAACAAGCTCCTGCCGATCCCGAAGACGAACGCGGAGCAGTTCCCCGAGGTCAAGCAGCTCACCGACCAGGGTCTGCAGTCCAAGCAGTACACGTTCAGCCTCGACCAGCTCTCCGAGGCGGGCCGGATCATCCAGGGCACCTCGCCGTCGAAGGACGGGACCTCGATGTCCATGGAGCAGGCGCCCGAGGGCATCCCGTTCCCGGGGATCGCCGTCGAGCGTCCGGAGGAGTTCGGCCCGGGTCTCGACCCGGACCTGATGGAGCTCGTCCAGGCCACCGCCGAGATGGAGATGCAGGCCGAGAGCGCCCCGCCGCAGTGGGGTCCGGCGAACGCCTGA
- a CDS encoding Asp23/Gls24 family envelope stress response protein, with protein MSSPGPHSTPAVIDGLDVDRIAAAVQACPLVAGLHPGAHGAVATLLPGRRVPGIRVLEVDGRAVGLEIAVTAPYGAVLDRVGEQVRAAVAALAPGLPADVTVADVI; from the coding sequence ATGAGCTCCCCCGGGCCCCACTCCACCCCCGCGGTGATCGACGGGCTCGACGTCGACCGGATCGCGGCCGCGGTGCAGGCCTGCCCCCTCGTGGCCGGCCTGCACCCCGGAGCGCACGGCGCCGTCGCCACGTTGCTCCCCGGACGACGGGTGCCGGGCATCCGGGTCCTCGAGGTCGACGGCCGCGCCGTCGGACTCGAGATCGCGGTGACCGCGCCCTACGGCGCGGTCCTGGACCGGGTCGGCGAGCAGGTCCGCGCCGCTGTCGCGGCGCTCGCCCCCGGCCTCCCGGCCGACGTCACCGTCGCCGACGTCATCTGA
- a CDS encoding VOC family protein, whose product MSTTHDIAADRAALRAEFLAPAEERPASSARGLHHTALVSSDVRRTIEFYQGVLGFPLTELIENRDYPGSSHFFFDIGNQNLLAFFDFPGLDLGPYAEVLGGLHHVAISVDPQRWEQLRGALTDAGVEHVVHSGVSIYFRDPDGARIELIADPLGEMYGEIVL is encoded by the coding sequence ATGAGCACCACGCACGACATCGCCGCCGACCGCGCCGCCCTGCGGGCGGAGTTCCTCGCGCCGGCCGAGGAGCGGCCCGCCTCGAGCGCACGGGGGCTCCACCACACCGCGCTGGTGTCCTCGGACGTCCGGCGGACGATCGAGTTCTACCAGGGCGTCCTCGGGTTCCCGCTGACCGAGCTGATCGAGAACCGGGACTACCCGGGGTCGTCGCACTTCTTCTTCGACATCGGCAACCAGAACCTGCTGGCGTTCTTCGACTTCCCCGGCCTCGATCTCGGGCCGTACGCCGAGGTGCTGGGCGGCCTGCACCACGTGGCCATCTCGGTCGACCCGCAGCGCTGGGAGCAGCTGCGCGGGGCGCTGACCGACGCCGGGGTGGAGCACGTCGTGCACAGCGGGGTGTCCATCTACTTCCGCGACCCCGACGGCGCCCGCATCGAGCTCATCGCCGACCCGCTCGGCGAGATGTACGGCGAGATCGTCCTCTGA
- a CDS encoding DUF2188 domain-containing protein, translated as MSDRHVRAVDDGWAVEKTDASRASAVLAVQAEAIARAVEIVANDGGGAVIVHDLDGKEVERRTVERAADDAGAIATELATAVTGKKGKETAKAAGKAVKEDAEEISADARTVGKKTAGQAQDGAEKVAATAAAAADGVAQEVEEVRSGTKSARSAARDVSSIAQTTGRQVADQADRTGRQIAGEARGLGRRAASVVGETAEDAGERLVDATDRAAREGQRAQRELDSVADRTGNAIHAATEAAATPFDRLAVLLNPVRVTGRVVGAVATGGLRLVGLGAARGSAQAERGARKLANR; from the coding sequence ATGTCGGATCGACACGTACGCGCGGTGGACGACGGCTGGGCCGTCGAGAAGACCGACGCCAGCCGGGCGAGCGCCGTGCTCGCGGTCCAGGCGGAGGCGATCGCCCGCGCGGTCGAGATCGTGGCCAACGACGGCGGCGGGGCCGTCATCGTCCACGACCTGGACGGCAAGGAGGTCGAGCGGCGCACCGTCGAGCGGGCCGCCGACGACGCCGGCGCGATCGCCACCGAGCTCGCCACCGCCGTGACCGGCAAGAAGGGCAAGGAGACGGCGAAGGCGGCCGGCAAGGCCGTCAAGGAGGACGCGGAGGAGATCTCGGCCGACGCGAGGACGGTCGGGAAGAAGACCGCCGGGCAGGCCCAGGACGGCGCCGAGAAGGTCGCCGCCACCGCGGCCGCCGCCGCCGACGGGGTGGCGCAGGAGGTCGAGGAGGTCCGCTCCGGCACCAAGTCGGCCCGCTCCGCCGCCCGCGACGTCTCGTCGATCGCGCAGACGACCGGCCGCCAGGTCGCCGACCAGGCCGACCGCACCGGCCGTCAGATCGCCGGGGAGGCCCGGGGCCTCGGCCGCCGTGCCGCGTCCGTCGTCGGGGAGACCGCCGAGGACGCCGGCGAGCGGCTGGTGGACGCCACCGACCGCGCCGCACGCGAGGGACAGCGGGCGCAGCGCGAGCTCGACTCGGTCGCCGACCGCACCGGGAACGCCATCCACGCCGCCACGGAGGCGGCCGCGACGCCGTTCGACCGGCTCGCGGTGCTCCTGAACCCGGTGCGCGTGACCGGTCGGGTCGTCGGCGCGGTGGCGACCGGCGGCCTGCGGCTCGTCGGCCTCGGGGCGGCCCGCGGCAGCGCCCAGGCCGAGCGCGGAGCGCGCAAGCTCGCGAACCGCTGA
- a CDS encoding RNA polymerase sigma factor translates to MEASLLDPDPPPDAPPAGAAAGSAASTRPAPRGPGDDPDVDRWLVGRVVAGDVEAYEELLRRHRDRIYRIALRVLADPADADDVTQDIAIQLWTGLSSFTGSAAFTTWLYRVVVNRCLNLRRRRRRTEELTEATHPTAPGPEARVVAGQELEAGIAALADMPEELRVALVLIQLEGLSYAQAAAVLKVPEATVRGRLARGRAQLVKSMRSWS, encoded by the coding sequence GTGGAGGCGTCCCTGCTCGATCCGGATCCCCCACCGGACGCGCCCCCTGCCGGCGCCGCCGCGGGCAGCGCCGCCTCGACCAGGCCCGCCCCGCGCGGGCCCGGGGACGACCCGGACGTCGACCGGTGGCTGGTCGGTCGCGTGGTCGCCGGGGACGTCGAGGCCTACGAGGAGCTGCTGCGCCGTCACCGCGACCGGATCTACCGGATCGCGTTGCGGGTGCTGGCCGACCCCGCCGACGCCGACGACGTCACCCAGGACATCGCCATCCAGCTCTGGACCGGCCTGTCGAGCTTCACCGGCAGCGCCGCGTTCACCACCTGGCTCTACCGGGTGGTGGTCAACCGGTGTCTGAACCTGAGGCGGCGCCGGCGGCGTACCGAGGAGCTCACCGAGGCCACCCACCCCACCGCGCCCGGCCCGGAGGCCCGGGTGGTCGCCGGCCAGGAGTTGGAGGCCGGGATCGCCGCGCTGGCCGACATGCCCGAGGAACTCCGGGTCGCACTCGTGCTGATCCAGCTCGAGGGGTTGAGCTACGCCCAGGCCGCCGCGGTGCTCAAGGTCCCCGAGGCCACCGTCCGCGGCCGGCTGGCGCGCGGCCGCGCGCAGCTGGTCAAGTCGATGAGGAGCTGGTCATGA
- a CDS encoding DUF6286 domain-containing protein, translating to MTRRPRRTVPALLVALVLLALGALAATSAIQTLLGRTPVVSLDAVPSALSGVAWESPAVLIAAGAAALVGLVLLLAAILPGPSHVLPLSTTSGPAPATTGDTGEWGPWSGGGVEEAGWHRHDLGVRLRRRAQTVEGVTGASATVRKRSIKVIARTHRATTDELRQAVESALSTDLDTLGLARRPRLRVSVSSTRKER from the coding sequence ATGACCCGCCGACCCCGCCGCACCGTGCCCGCGCTGCTGGTGGCCCTCGTGCTGCTGGCCCTCGGGGCCCTCGCGGCGACCAGTGCCATCCAGACGCTGCTCGGCCGCACGCCCGTCGTGTCGCTCGACGCCGTGCCCTCGGCCCTGTCCGGGGTCGCCTGGGAGTCCCCGGCCGTCCTGATCGCGGCCGGTGCGGCCGCCCTCGTCGGCCTCGTGCTCCTGCTCGCGGCGATCCTGCCCGGGCCGTCCCACGTGCTGCCCCTGTCCACCACCTCCGGGCCGGCCCCCGCCACCACCGGCGACACCGGCGAGTGGGGTCCCTGGTCCGGCGGCGGCGTCGAGGAGGCCGGCTGGCACCGCCACGACCTCGGCGTCCGGCTGCGCCGCCGCGCCCAGACCGTCGAGGGCGTCACCGGCGCCTCCGCGACGGTCCGGAAGCGCAGCATCAAGGTTATCGCCCGGACCCACCGGGCGACCACCGACGAGCTGCGCCAAGCCGTCGAGTCCGCCCTGTCCACCGACCTCGACACGCTCGGTCTCGCCCGTCGTCCGCGGCTGCGCGTGAGCGTGTCCTCCACCCGCAAGGAGCGGTGA
- a CDS encoding CsbD family protein: MSADDKAGNKIDELTGKVKETVGKTVGNEKLEAEGRAQQGKANVKQAGEKIKDAFKS, translated from the coding sequence ATGAGCGCGGACGACAAGGCCGGCAACAAGATCGACGAGCTCACGGGCAAGGTCAAGGAGACCGTGGGCAAGACCGTCGGCAACGAGAAGCTCGAGGCGGAGGGTCGCGCCCAGCAGGGCAAGGCCAACGTCAAGCAGGCCGGCGAGAAGATCAAGGACGCCTTCAAGTCCTGA
- a CDS encoding glycosyltransferase produces MRTLRIVPHLRSSVVEEMPPDQALLFTSERDDTDVSLYAHRDVRPFSWPALVRALRDPELELLEVAEPLWTAEWVRALRYAVLARLLRPRFPRSRRRVAVATYAIENLDAHDRLRRFPDRPLLGPVVSRLRLLATGASMLLLDAVVFGTTGAAENHRRAFGWALRRTRHAVLPPRLGPCSVCGPVDGAGEREPTVLFLGTPSERKGFGSLMAAWELSGATDRGWRLLVADPEGAREHDGLPTGVTVRVAPPRAEVHALLRTAAVVAMPSVRRPGWREQIGLPLVEGLAHGCRVVTTTETGLAPDLGDHPQVVLTAPGDVDDLADGLRRAMAPAPAGMSAYSGHTKGDVVAWWLDAVGARRGT; encoded by the coding sequence GTGCGGACCCTGCGGATCGTCCCGCACCTGCGCAGCTCCGTCGTCGAGGAGATGCCTCCGGACCAGGCGCTGCTGTTCACCTCGGAACGCGACGACACCGACGTCTCTCTCTACGCGCACCGCGACGTGCGGCCGTTCTCCTGGCCCGCGCTGGTGCGCGCCCTGCGCGACCCGGAGCTCGAGCTCCTCGAGGTCGCCGAGCCCCTCTGGACCGCGGAGTGGGTCCGGGCGCTGCGCTACGCCGTGCTCGCCCGGCTCCTGCGACCCCGCTTCCCCCGGTCCCGACGCCGGGTCGCGGTCGCCACCTACGCCATCGAGAACCTCGACGCCCACGACCGGCTCCGCCGGTTCCCGGACCGGCCCCTCCTCGGGCCCGTCGTGTCCCGGCTCCGGCTCCTCGCGACGGGGGCCTCGATGCTGCTGCTCGACGCGGTCGTCTTCGGGACGACGGGCGCGGCGGAGAACCATCGCCGGGCCTTCGGGTGGGCGCTCCGGCGGACCCGGCACGCCGTCCTCCCGCCGCGCTTGGGTCCGTGCAGCGTGTGCGGACCGGTGGACGGCGCCGGCGAGCGCGAGCCCACGGTGCTGTTCCTCGGGACGCCGAGCGAGCGGAAGGGCTTCGGCTCGCTGATGGCGGCGTGGGAGCTCAGCGGCGCGACGGACCGGGGCTGGCGGCTGCTGGTCGCGGACCCGGAGGGCGCGCGCGAGCACGACGGTCTGCCGACGGGCGTCACGGTGCGGGTCGCCCCACCGCGCGCCGAGGTGCACGCCCTCCTGCGCACCGCCGCCGTCGTCGCCATGCCGTCGGTGCGGCGGCCGGGGTGGCGGGAGCAGATCGGGCTGCCGCTGGTGGAGGGGCTCGCCCACGGCTGCCGGGTGGTCACCACCACCGAGACCGGCCTCGCTCCCGACCTCGGCGACCACCCGCAGGTGGTGCTCACCGCCCCCGGTGACGTCGACGACCTCGCCGACGGGCTGCGCCGCGCCATGGCGCCGGCCCCGGCCGGGATGTCCGCCTACTCCGGGCACACGAAGGGCGACGTCGTCGCGTGGTGGCTCGACGCCGTGGGGGCGCGCAGGGGGACGTGA